A single window of Eucalyptus grandis isolate ANBG69807.140 chromosome 1, ASM1654582v1, whole genome shotgun sequence DNA harbors:
- the LOC104427454 gene encoding probable mediator of RNA polymerase II transcription subunit 26a, producing the protein MGESLDVWRVFFRTTDTDIFEFIDKAITIAALDFPKDFLSRRGRIAERLFSREAARAGGDCAATSKESKANGHVGNAAHDVVSINCSHGEAETFSDDIEWTSQVVREVLRIKRVLDNSRRESDSALHESLRRLQSMSITVDILEKTKIGVSVNNLRRNCGSKQIALLAHNITMGWKALVEKFCCRTGDAADPHKVEDGTTSSVKNQNIGEPPQEKYDFKEPASLAKKKRKLNVNQQPGTGKPNMSSNTNSRTTPASEVASWKLAKERMFRSKTSNRSITGCKRQNAIDVTKGWNEVVADIKYEATKRKMQELYQKVETGKRRRTVQTLDLCDLPEMAANHKPPCARTAKAHRQRVISRSRVSCV; encoded by the exons ATGGGGGAGTCGCTCGATGTATGGAGAGTATTCTTCAGGACGACGGACACCGACATCTTCGAGTTCATAGACAAGGCGATCACGATCGCTGCGCTCGATTTCCCGAAAGATTTTCTGTCACGAAGAGGCCGTATCGCGGAGCGGCTTTTCTCGCGCGAGGCTGCTCGGGCCGGAGGTGATTGCGCAGCCACGAGTAAAGAAAGCAAGGCGAACGGCCACGTGGGTAATGCTGCGCACGATGTGGTGAGCATAAACTGCAGTCATGGTGAAGCTGAGACATTCAGCGATGATATCGAATGGACCTCTCAAGTTGTTCGCGAAGTTCTAAGGATCAAGCGGGTTTTGGACAATAGTCGACGTGAG TCTGATTCCGCGTTGCATGAATCACTGAGAAGACTCCAGTCGATGAGCATCACTGTGGATATATTGGAG AAAACTAAGATCGGGGTAAGCGTCAACAACCTCCGAAGGAATTGCGGGTCGAAACAGATTGCTCTGCTTGCCCACAACATTACTAT GGGATGGAAGGCTTTGGTGGAGAAGTTTTGCTGCCGAACAGGGGATGCTGCTG ATCCTCACAAAGTTGAAGACGGAACAACATCTTCCGTCAAGAACCAGAACATCGGGGAACCGCCACAGGAGAAATACGACTTCAAAGAGCCCGCTTCACTTGCTAAAAAGAAGCGGAAGCTAAATGTGAACCAGCAACCAGGCACCGGGAAGCCCAATATGTCCTCAAATACTAACTCGAGGACAACCCCGGCAAGCGAGGTTGCATCATGGAAGTTGGCGAAGGAGAGAATGTTTCGGTCGAAAACCTCAAACCGATCAATCACGGGGTGCAAAAGACAAAATGCCATTGAC GTGACCAAAGGCTGGAACGAAGTTGTGGCGGACATTAAGTATGAAGCCACCAAGAGGAAGATGCAAGAACTTTACCAAAAAGTAGAAACGG GCAAGAGGCGGCGGACTGTGCAGACATTGGATTTGTGTGATCTCCCAGAGATGGCAGCGAATCATAAGCCCCCGTGCGCCAGAACTGCAAAAGCTCATCGACAGAGGGTGATTTCGCGGAGCCGGGTTTCATGCGTTTGA
- the LOC104425389 gene encoding tubulin beta-1 chain yields the protein MREILHIQGGQCGNQIGSKFWEVVCDEHGIDPTGHYIGTSELQLERVNVYFNEASCGRFVPRAVLMDLEPGTMDSIRTGPYGQVFRPDNFVFGQSGAGNNWAKGHYTEGAELIDAVLDVVRKEAENCDCLQGFQVCHSLGGGTGSGMGTLLISKIREEYPDRMLMTFSVFPSPKVSDTVVEPYNATLSVHQLVENADECMVLDNEALYDICFRTLKLTTPSFGDLNHLISATMSGVTCCLRFPGQLNSDLRKLAVNLIPFPRLHFFMVGFSPLTSRGSQQYRALTVPELTQQMWDSKNMMCAADPRHGRYLTASAMFRGKMSTKEVDEQMINVQNKNSSYFVEWIPNNVKSSVCDIPPKGLSMASTFIGNSTSIQEMFRRVSEQFTAMFRRKAFLHWYTGEGMDEMEFTEAESNMNDLVSEYQQYQDATADEEGEYEDEEEEEEITDDM from the exons ATGAGAGAGATCCTTCATATTCAGGGTGGACAATGCGGTAACCAAATTGGATCCAAATTCTGGGAAGTCGTCTGTGACGAGCATGGGATAGATCCGACTGGTCATTACATTGGGACATCTGAGCTGCAGCTTGAGCGTGTCAATGTCTACTTCAATGAGGCATCTTGCGGTAGATTTGTTCCTCGAGCTGTGCTGATGGATCTTGAACCGGGCACCATGGATAGCATTAGAACTGGTCCCTATGGGCAGGTCTTCAGGCCTGATAATTTTGTCTTTGGCCAATCTGGTGCTGGAAATAACTGGGCCAAGGGGCACTATACTGAAGGCGCTGAACTTATTGATGCAGTTCTTGATGTTGTGAGAAAGGAGGCTGAGAACTGCGACTGTCTTCAAG GTTTCCAAGTATGCCATTCACTTGGTGGAGGAACTGGCTCTGGAATGGGCACTTTGCTCATCTCAAAAATCAGGGAGGAATATCCTGATAGGATGTTGATGACATTCTCTGTGTTCCCTTCTCCTAAGGTTTCTGATACAGTGGTCGAGCCTTACAATGCCACCCTTTCTGTCCATCAACTCGTGGAGAATGCAGATGAATGCATGGTTCTGGACAATGAAGCTTTGTATGATATTTGCTTCCGGACTCTCAAGCTGACAACTCCCAGCT TTGGCGATCTGAACCACTTGATCTCTGCAACCATGAGTGGAGTTACTTGTTGCCTCCGTTTCCCGGGTCAACTGAACTCTGACCTGAGGAAACTTGCTGTTAACCTGATTCCCTTCCCTCGCCTGCACTTCTTTATGGTTGGTTTTTCCCCTCTGACCAGTCGCGGTTCCCAGCAGTATCGCGCATTGACAGTGCCAGAACTCACACAACAGATGTGGGATTCCAAGAACATGATGTGTGCTGCTGACCCAAGGCACGGCCGCTACCTTACTGCATCAGCGATGTTCAGGGGCAAGATGAGTACCAAGGAGGTTGATGAGCAAATGATAAATGTACAGAACAAGAACTCTTCCTACTTTGTGGAATGGATTCCTAACAATGTGAAGTCAAGCGTGTGTGACATTCCTCCCAAGGGGCTTTCCATGGCTTCCACATTCATCGGGAATTCAACTTCCATCCAGGAAATGTTTAGGAGGGTGAGCGAGCAGTTCACTGCCATGTTCAGGAGAAAGGCTTTCTTGCACTGGTATACTGGTGAAGGAATGGACGAAATGGAATTCACCGAGGCTGAGAGCAACATGAATGATCTTGTGTCCGAGTATCAGCAATATCAAGATGCGACTGCTGATGAGGAAGGCGAGtatgaggatgaggaggaggaggaggagataaCGGATGACATGTGA
- the LOC120287532 gene encoding tubulin beta-3 chain-like, with the protein MFKVDDVETKLVGNQIGSEFCEVFCDEHGIQLVGKSGHLICSVGVYCNEASRGGFVPRAVLMDHEPGTMVTIRTGSYGKIFWPGNIVYGQSAAGDDWARGHCNEAALGLLKRFLVL; encoded by the coding sequence ATGTTCAAGGTGGACGATGTGGAAACCAAATTGGTCGGTAACCAGATTGGATCCGAATTTTGTGAAGTCTTCTGCGACGAACATGGGATCCAACTGGTGGGTAAATCGGGACATCTGATCTGCAGTGTCGGTGTCTACTGCAATGAGGCATCTCGTGGTGGATTCGTTCCTCGAGCTGTGCTGATGGATCATGAACCAGGCACCATGGTTACCATTCGAACAGGTTCCTATGGGAAGATCTTCTGGCCTGGTAATATTGTATATGGGCAATCTGCTGCTGGTGATGACTGGGCCAGGGGGCACTGTAATGAAGCCGCACTGGGCTTATTAAAGCGGTTCCTGGTGTTGTGA